The following are encoded in a window of Streptomyces sp. SAT1 genomic DNA:
- a CDS encoding SUKH-3 domain-containing protein: MQADRRAAAKRPTRLSAKLSSPAAPAEPEEAPGDARFAAPVDAALRAAGWQPGRWDIKQAEFWADALREHSSPAGHRHSVFPAAVEAWAEFGGLRVAPGGPGRQIAPAALDLDPLHGLHLARTLGDLGRALGTDVCPLGAESDTQALLAIDAEGRVYALDHTGDWYLGPGIDQALTALVSGLTPVRLTTAAV, from the coding sequence ATGCAAGCCGACCGCCGCGCCGCCGCCAAGCGCCCCACCAGACTCTCGGCGAAGCTCTCCTCCCCGGCCGCACCCGCCGAGCCCGAGGAAGCCCCCGGGGACGCCCGCTTCGCCGCCCCCGTCGACGCCGCCCTGCGCGCCGCGGGCTGGCAGCCCGGACGCTGGGACATAAAGCAGGCGGAGTTCTGGGCCGACGCCCTGCGCGAGCACTCCTCCCCGGCGGGCCACCGGCACAGCGTCTTCCCGGCCGCCGTCGAGGCCTGGGCGGAGTTCGGCGGGCTGCGCGTCGCCCCCGGCGGGCCCGGCCGCCAGATCGCCCCCGCCGCACTCGACCTCGACCCGCTGCACGGCCTCCACCTGGCCCGCACCCTCGGCGACCTCGGCCGCGCCCTCGGCACCGACGTCTGCCCGCTCGGCGCGGAGAGCGACACACAGGCGCTGCTCGCCATCGACGCCGAGGGCCGCGTCTACGCCCTGGACCACACCGGCGACTGGTACCTCGGCCCCGGCATCGACCAGGCCCTGACGGCACTGGTCTCCGGCCTGACACCGGTACGCCTCACCACGGCCGCGGTCTGA
- a CDS encoding YwqJ-related putative deaminase has product MMIMNATQAGPHTSGSGDPRIGWSSSEGPLAPTLRHRRDGILPTIAAALSVRGATLTGTAARSEEPPALHPLVQDFLDTLTSAQRDRFTGRCAETILISRHISAVDATRSKRASRKPMTNGEARKALKQAKLTARRIREDGDPLHGSFAAPCRACTALSAHFGVYIVDPAGGRA; this is encoded by the coding sequence ATGATGATCATGAACGCGACGCAGGCGGGACCGCACACCAGCGGCTCCGGCGACCCGCGGATCGGCTGGAGCAGCAGCGAGGGACCGCTCGCGCCCACCCTCCGGCACCGCCGCGACGGCATACTCCCGACCATCGCCGCCGCCCTCTCCGTACGCGGCGCCACCCTCACCGGCACGGCCGCGCGCAGCGAGGAGCCCCCGGCCCTGCACCCGCTCGTCCAGGACTTCCTGGACACGCTCACCAGCGCCCAGCGGGACCGCTTCACCGGCCGCTGCGCCGAGACCATCCTCATCTCGCGGCACATCAGCGCCGTCGACGCCACCCGCAGCAAACGCGCCTCGCGCAAACCGATGACCAACGGCGAAGCCCGCAAAGCGCTCAAACAGGCCAAGCTCACCGCCCGCCGCATCCGCGAGGACGGCGACCCGCTGCACGGCAGCTTCGCCGCGCCGTGCCGCGCCTGCACCGCGCTCAGCGCCCACTTCGGCGTCTACATCGTCGACCCCGCCGGCGGCAGGGCCTGA